The nucleotide window GTTGTCGTAACAGCATAAAACATTTGCTAAATTCTTTAGGCTACATGGGAAGCGTTTCAATGTTTAGTCTTTTAGTTTATTAGTACAGAAACAGTTATTTGAAAAACTTATGTGGCGACCCacgtaaattgaaattaaataaaacttcaaATAAGAAATGTAGAAGTATtcagaaaactttatttttcactttttcaattttgttttgttaaaattttgttattattagaatttcttataaaatttttttttaaatagaattcaTGAATCttacaatttatttgtaaaataatttttttttaaagagccgaacaattttttttcattaaaaagaagttttttaaataaaaaattacttaatttgtaatataacttttaattttttattttttgaagagctaaactatttttttcactaaaaagaaaacaggatttttcaaaattattttttaagcccaattaaaaaaaaaaaaaatttatcaaaaaaaaaaattattaaaaaaaaattatttaaaaaaaaaaaattatttacaaaaaaattgatttatagtataacttttattttttttttaattttaaagagctgaaattttttttcattaaaaaaaaccatttttaaaattattttatattataaaactttgttttttaaataaaacaaaaaaataaattagtattttaaataaaaacgcacatactgttaaaaaatataaattagaattatttttcaataattttttttaattattattttttaaatatttttttaaaatttttttaatattatttttaataattttttttatatataaattaaccaaaataaatttgaaacgaaaaaaatactttgtttaaaaaaaaatttaaattactattaaaatttctcaaaaatttttaaattagacTGCATAAatcttacaatttttaaattaagaaataaataaaaattataaaatatttttttttaatattttttatataaaaaattaacaaaaataaattagtattttaaataaaaacgagTAAGGGAGAACCAAATTCGGGTATAACAGAACGTTTCATGCCATGGCAACTTGTCAGGGAAGTATgtaccttcaggtacataaggccTGTTAGTTATGAGGTATAAAATGGTGTTATatgaaaagtaggcgtggctatagaccgatttcacccattttcgcactgtgataAAAAATGTCGGAGGAATGTAACATACCAAATTTGTTTGATATCGGTAGGGCGGGTCGCGAGATATGTGTTACTTTTATgtaatacatacaaccgttagttCAAAAAAACTATTTGATAGTTTTAAAGATAACAAATTCAGCCTGCAGAATTCTATAAGATTTCATtacgcaaatattttatttaaattaaaaaatattattaaattaaaattatttaattttttgtttaatatttagatACCAGCCGGCATATGTCAAGTCTATTACGGTACAGTATGCGAGAAGTACTTAAAGAACCAAAGCGTCTTCGTGCCGCCAAATCTCTCGCTCAACGAAATCGAAGAGCGTTTGAAAGCAGCGTATGGTGTCATAAAGGAATCcaagtatgtactatatataaaccaaatatacataaataaaaatgtgtttaattatGCATTAACTATTAATTGCAGGGATATGAATCCGAACTGCCGCGTATACGCACTGCCAAGTCTTTGTTTCAGCTCACTGCCACTCTGCCGCACGCCAGAACGCACCAATTTACTCTACTTCTCCAATCGCGCCGCACAAAAGGAACGCAAATCGAAAAAGAATAATGCCACACACGAGACAAGTGCCAGCACTGAAAATCATTTAACCGGCTATCGACGACCGCGTTTTCTGGACAAAAACATCAAAGATCGACGTTCATTTCTGAAACGTAAATCGACCATAGCTTATGATGATGTCTTCTCCGCGGAGATTTCGAGTCAATATCCACCAACAAGAGAATCGGAAAATTTAAGACGCATTTGTCGCGACGAATGTGAATTGCTAGAGAATGAGTTGTGTCAGAAGGAGTATGCGATTGCAAAAAGGCATCCGGTTTTGGGACAAAAACTACCATTGGAAGAATGTCAAAGTTTGCCACGCTCAAATGATTGCTCATCGTTGGGCATCACCATCGATGTAAATCCCGAACAGGATTGTTATTGGGAGAATGGTGCTGGTTACCGTGGCACGTTGGCGTGGTCGAGCACCGGGAAAACATGTCTACGTTGGTCGTGGCTAATGAAGGAGATTTCAGACTTTCCAGAATTGGCGGGACAAAACTATTGCCGGTAAACATAGTTTGACTATTCATTTATGCgtgaaaaagtaatatttatttttgctttgtagcaatCCCGGCAATGTGGAGGAACGCCCGTGGTGCTTTGTGGATGACAAATCGTTTgagaaaattattgaattatgtGATATACCAAAATGTGCTGATAAAATGTGGTTCTACATCTTTGTGACAATTGGCACTGTAATTGGttgtgttatattttatatggtctACGTGTGTGTGAAGAAGCGACGTGAGGGCGGCATGACGAACATACAAAATGTGAGTAGATAAGAAATAACGTTCACTTCGGTTGCACCAAAACTATAATACGAGACAAGATGCATATAACCGTTACTACGACTGCACCGTAGCTATAATACTATACACAGGTGCATTTCATATAgcataaagggtataaaaatatttttattttttatttattttgatgttttagtttgtatggcagctataggttGTCCGATCCGAAAAATATGTTGGTAACATAGCTTTGGGCAATAATTATTGCCGAACTtggtgaagatattttgtcaaaaaaagttttccatacaaaatctttatttttatcagtCAGcttgtacgacagctatatgctatagtggtccgatctgaataatttgttcggagattgtgcAGTTGCCTTGGACAgtaatttatgtcaaatttcgtgaagatatctagtcaaataaaaaagtttttcatacaaggacttgattttgatcggtcagtttatatgacagctatatgctatagtggtccgatctgaataatttgttcggagattgtacagttgtcttgaacaataatctatgtcaaatttcgtgaagatatctagtcaaataaaaaagtttttcatacaagaacttgattttgaccgatcagtttgtatggcagctatatgctatagttgtccgatccgaacaatttgttcggagattgtgcagttgccttgaacaataatctatgtaaaatttcgtgaagatatctagtcaaataaaaaagtttttcatacaagaacttgatttttatctatcagtttgtatggcagctatatgctagaatTGTCCGATCATAGCAATTTGCGCGGAAATTGTAactttgctttggaaaataatcagTAACACATTTCGAACTTGAAAGTCCCCACCCTATACtaattattaatgaaataaaatacaagtataaaagaatttaataattttctcacACAGATCAACACCCCAAATGCGGATAAGAATATTTATGGAAACTCACAAGTGAACTCATCATTGGAAATGACACGTTTGAATAGCAATACAACGAATGAGCAGCAGCCTTCAATGTTTTCACAAAATCTCGAGCGAAGTTCATTGCTGCGAGTGCCACAGTACACGCTGCAAGATATGGAATTTGTGGAGGAATTGGGCGAGGGTGCATTTGGtaggttaaaataaataaattctacaCCAAAAACCCAATAATAAATTTCACATGCATTACAGGTAAAGTGTATAAGGGTCAGCTGACACAAATGAATGGCGAGAAAATATTCGTGGCGGTTAAGGCGTTAAAAGAGAATGCCTCACTGAAAACACAACAGGATTTTCGACGTGAAATCGAACTCATCTCCGACTTGAAACACGACAACATCGTTTGCATTTTGGGTGTGGTGCTGAACAAGGAGCCCTACTGTATGCTCTTCGAGTATATGTCCAATGGCGATCTGCACGAGTTTCTCATCGCCAATTCACCGAGTGAAAACAAGTCGCTAACACAATTGGAATTCCTGAAGATCTCACTGCAGATTAGTGAAGGCATGGAGTATTTGTCCAGTCATCATTATGTGCATCGCGATTTGGCAGCACGAAATTGTTTGGTTGGCGATAAACTCACcgtaaaaatttcagattttggGCTCTCTAGAGATATTTATAGCTCTGATTATTACAGGTAAGGTTTGAAATTCTTTATAACAATgtaataatacataaaaaatatatattttgctgcaGGGTACAATCGAAATCACTTTTGCCGGTTAGATGGATGCCATCCGAATcgattttatatggaaaatttacAACTGAGAGTGACGTTTGGTCTTTCGGTGTGGTGTTATGGGAGATTTATAGCTACGGCATGCAGGTACAAAAAACTAAACCACTTCAAATGCGTTGCTTTTACTAAACAATctggtattttatttttcagccATACTATGGTCATAGTAATCAGGAGGTTATAAATTTAGTACGCTCACGACAATTACTATCATGTCCCGAGGCATGCCCGACAGCGGTTTATTCGCTTATGATCGAATGCTGGCATGAGCAGTCTGTGCGAAGACCCTCCTTCTCGGAGATCGCTCATCGCTTGAAGGTGTGGTATCAAGGACAAGTCAAGCTGAACTCCACACCGACACTAACGATTAAGGCTTCCCCGAAtacttgaaatttaatttaacataaaatatttgtactctttttattataaaaaatccaGTAGTCTTTTGgtaatatttgtacatttatacTACGTATACTGTATAACACATacgatatgtaaaaaaaaaaactataaaaaacacatttcatGCACAAGTAAGAATTTAAAGAAGGCAAAAAATATATCAGTAA belongs to Bactrocera dorsalis isolate Fly_Bdor chromosome 1, ASM2337382v1, whole genome shotgun sequence and includes:
- the LOC105233584 gene encoding tyrosine-protein kinase transmembrane receptor Ror, which produces MFTKRITFMLIISVLNVCGSDVQENGLSFAALTENTAKMHNEEIPAGICQVYYGTVCEKYLKNQSVFVPPNLSLNEIEERLKAAYGVIKESKDMNPNCRVYALPSLCFSSLPLCRTPERTNLLYFSNRAAQKERKSKKNNATHETSASTENHLTGYRRPRFLDKNIKDRRSFLKRKSTIAYDDVFSAEISSQYPPTRESENLRRICRDECELLENELCQKEYAIAKRHPVLGQKLPLEECQSLPRSNDCSSLGITIDVNPEQDCYWENGAGYRGTLAWSSTGKTCLRWSWLMKEISDFPELAGQNYCRNPGNVEERPWCFVDDKSFEKIIELCDIPKCADKMWFYIFVTIGTVIGCVIFYMVYVCVKKRREGGMTNIQNINTPNADKNIYGNSQVNSSLEMTRLNSNTTNEQQPSMFSQNLERSSLLRVPQYTLQDMEFVEELGEGAFGKVYKGQLTQMNGEKIFVAVKALKENASLKTQQDFRREIELISDLKHDNIVCILGVVLNKEPYCMLFEYMSNGDLHEFLIANSPSENKSLTQLEFLKISLQISEGMEYLSSHHYVHRDLAARNCLVGDKLTVKISDFGLSRDIYSSDYYRVQSKSLLPVRWMPSESILYGKFTTESDVWSFGVVLWEIYSYGMQPYYGHSNQEVINLVRSRQLLSCPEACPTAVYSLMIECWHEQSVRRPSFSEIAHRLKVWYQGQVKLNSTPTLTIKASPNT